A genomic segment from Triticum dicoccoides isolate Atlit2015 ecotype Zavitan chromosome 1A, WEW_v2.0, whole genome shotgun sequence encodes:
- the LOC119288809 gene encoding histone H3.2: protein MARTKQTARKSTGGKAPRKQLATKAARKSAPATGGVKKPHRFRPGTVALREIRKYQKSTELLIRKLPFQRLVREIAQDFKTDLRFQSSAVSALQEAAEAYLVGLFEDTNLCAIHAKRVTIMPKDIQLARRIRGERA from the coding sequence ATGGCCCGCACCAAGCAGACGGCGAGGAAGTCCACCGGCGGCAAGGCGCCGAGGAAGCAGCTGGCCACCAAGGCCGCCCGCAAGTCCGCCCCGGCCACCGGCGGCGTCAAGAAGCCCCACCGCTTCCGCCCCGGCACCGTCGCGCTCCGCGAGATCCGCAAGTACCAGAAGAGCACGGAGCTGCTCATCCGCAAGCTCCCCTTCCAGCGCCTCGTCCGTGAGATCGCCCAGGACTTCAAGACCGACCTCCGCTTCCAGTCCTCCGCCGTCTCCGCCCTGCAGGAGGCCGCCGAGGCCTACCTGGTGGGCCTCTTCGAGGACACCAACCTCTGCGCCATCCATGCCAAGCGCGTCACcatcatgcccaaggacatccagCTCGCCCGCCGCATCCGTGGAGAGAGGGCCTAG